In a single window of the Arachis hypogaea cultivar Tifrunner chromosome 6, arahy.Tifrunner.gnm2.J5K5, whole genome shotgun sequence genome:
- the LOC112805771 gene encoding protein FAR1-RELATED SEQUENCE 5-like, translated as MDQSIFEEVSYDTTYNVSDHPNSIDVNVMSLSEDDTQRVNTGKESVDFIQLKDDATAVNHELPDHTRIPIEEIPHVGLRFVSLQWAQEFYSNYARKVGFVTRSRNNNVDKTNKKSRIPINQSIHYSHEVDVDEANKFKSALWVDARCRTSYEYYGDMVSFDTTYSRNKHGLLFASFIGVNHHGKSTLLGCTLLGNEEIRSIEWIFKQWLQCMGTPPKAIIVDQCKFMLGASRNVLPNTHHQWCIWHLMKKIPHKLGGYARYRKIDARIHGNVWNARFVESFEKDWYLYDDCRMLVPIYFQGEFWAGIRSTQRSESMHAFFDGYLHCKSGLVQFVHEYDNMLGNKELEDDVADSKGVVPYSSSSTIEIQFHCEYTTSKFRKVQQEFRKKGDCLVCGATQDGDLFCVTVNEQYLPYGDPRT; from the exons GGGAAAGAATCTGTAGATTTCATTCAATTAAAGGACGATGCTACGGCAGTGAATCATGAA TTGCCCGATCACACTAGAATTCCAATAGAAGAAATCCCGCACGTAGGATTAAGATTTGTTTCGTTGCAGTGGGCACAAGAGTTCTATTCTAATTATGCAAGAAAAGTAGGGTTCGTGACTAGGAGTAGGAATAACAACGTTGACAAGACCAACAAGAAATCAAGGATACCCATTAACCAATCGATACACTATAGTCATGAAG TTGATGTGGATGAAGCTAACAAGTTTAAGAGTGCgctctgggtagatgcaaggtgcAGGACGTCATATGAATATTATGGAGACATGGTCTCGTTTGATACAACATACAGTAGAAACAA GCACGGACTTCTGTTTGCATCTTTCATTGGCGTCAACCATCACGGCAAGTCTACTCTACTCGGATGTACTTTGTTGGGAAATGAGGAAATTCGTAGTATTGAGTGGATCTTTAAGCAATGGTTGCAATGCATGGGAACTCCCCCAAAGGCCATCATCGTGGACCAGTGCAAATTCATGCTTGGTGCTAGTAGGAATGTCCTTCCAAATACTCACCACCAATGGTGCATATGGCACCTAATGAAAAAGATACCACATAAGCTTGGAGGATATGCTCGGTATAGGAAAATAGATGCTAGAATTCATGGCAATGTTTGGAATGCCCGGTTTGTGGAATCCTTTGAGAAGGATTGGT ACCTTTATGACGATTGTCGAATGTTGGTTCCAATATATTTTCAAGGTGAATTTTGGGCTGGTATAAGAAGTACCCAACGGAGTGAGAGTATGCACGCCTTTTTCGATGGTTACTTGCATTGCAAGAGTGGACTGGTTCAGTTCGTACATGAGTATGATAACATGCTTGGGAACAAGGAGCTGGAGGACGATGTTGCAGACTCTAAAGGAGTTGTTCCCTATTCATCGAGCTCTACAATTGAAATACAATTTCATTGTGAGTACACAACCTCTAAGTTTAGGAAAGTACAACAGGAATTTAGGAAAAAAGGGGATTGTTTAGTCTGTGGTGCGACTCAAGATGGTGATTTATTTTGTGTGACCGTGAACGAGCAATACCTACCATATGGTGATCCTAGGACCTAG
- the LOC112697031 gene encoding uncharacterized protein, translated as MANPFSDFKYSDGLTVVGISFCTAIVCEAISWVLIYRTNSYKNLRSSIDKASKKLETMKTESNKINIKKSKTKKIDRVETSLKESSRDLSLFKFKSGGVVALVLFVVFGLLNSLFEGKVVAKLPFKPFGLVMKMSHRGLQGSDPTDCSMAFLYFLCSISIRTNLQKFLGFAPPRGASGSLFPMPDPKTS; from the coding sequence ATGGCAAATCCTTTCTCAGATTTCAAGTACTCAGATGGTCTAACTGTAGTGGGCATCTCCTTCTGCACAGCTATTGTTTGTGAGGCTATCTCATGGGTTCTGATCTACCGCACCAATTCATACAAGAACCTTCGCTCTTCAATCGACAAAGCCTCCAAGAAGCTTGAGACAATGAAGACAGAGAGcaacaaaatcaacatcaagaaGTCTAAGACCAAAAAAATTGACCGTGTTGAGACGAGCCTGAAAGAATCTAGTCGTGACTTGTCTCTCTTCAAATTCAAGTCTGGGGGTGTGGTTGCGCTAGTTCTCTTTGTGGTCTTTGGTTTGCTAAATTCACTCTTTGAAGGCAAGGTAGTTGCCAAATTACCCTTTAAGCCTTTTGGTCTTGTTATGAAGATGAGCCATCGAGGGTTACAGGGTAGTGACCCCACTGATTGTTCCATGGCATTTCTATACTTCTTATGTTCCATCAGCATCCGAACAAATTTGCAGAAGTTCTTGGGTTTTGCACCACCAAGGGGTGCAAGCGGCAGCCTCTTTCCCATGCCCGATCCGAAGACCAGTTGA